The Pseudomonadota bacterium DNA window CTCTTTCCTCGCCGCCAATAATAGCAATACTGCCTACGGCCGCGGGCAAAATGGTTCCGAAAAAGCCTTGCTCCGAGAAACTTGTTGGCCCGGCGACTTCCAGATCGGGCAATATCATCACCGTTACCGGTCCTTTCTCTCCCTGGACCACCAGGTGGGGTACCAGCCGGCCTCGGAAAATGCAGCTACGCGCATAGGAAACCCTGGCTACACCATCAGGCATCGTCATCCTCGACCTTCGAAGTACCGCCTCCAGCCGTTGATACGGCACGCGTTCATCGGTAGACACCAGGGAGATCTGCTCATGCCGCAGATGAGCAAGCAAATCCTGTGCAATGTCGCCATGCGGCGCGCTCCACCAGCTTAACAGCCCCACGCCCAGTCCTAGGACCAGGCTCGCGGCAAGTCCGATCCACTCCCGGCCCTGGGCGGGCACCGGGTAGGAACCTCCGCGATCCACTCCGTGATCCGCAATGAACGGGACACGCAGCGCCAGGACCAGCCTGCGGTCAAAATCCTGAACTCGAGCCGCAAAACGGGCGCATGCCGGACAAGCCTGCCGGTGCGCCAGCAATTGCTGGTCCTGGCAGGCGGGGTCAGCGCCAAACTGTTTGCGAAATTCCAGGCAATTCATAACTGGTGACTCATTCCTCAAAAGATTTCATCAGCATCTTGCGAGCCCGGTACAGCCTCGTTAGCACCGCGCCTTGTTTGATTTCCATCAGCCCGGCGATCTCTTGCGTGCTGAATCCCATCAAAACCTGCAAAACCAGGGGTTCGCGATAACCGGGCTCGAGTCTGCTCATCGCCTCCCTGAGGTCTGCCAGATCCGTATCCGGCGTATTCGCGATCAATCCCTTTTCAGCCGGTGTCAAATCATCGATATCCTGAGTGGGATGCCGCTTCCTTTCATACATCCTGGCATTTTCCCGCCGCAAAATGGTGATCAGCCAGTAGCGGGCTGCCGATTCGTCCCTGAGGCTGTCGAAAGAGCGCCATGCCCTCAGCAAGGTCTCCTGGACCAGGTCCTGGGCGATCGAATGATCACGGCAAAGCCAGTAAGCAAATCGGAACAGGTCCCCCTCGTGGGTTCGCGTCATGTTCTCAAATCTGCGGTGTCTGGATTCCTCGGTATTTTCCTGCTTCATATATTCAGACCGGAGACATTGATTGATTATTACCGGGGTTTTGGCCAATTTTTTGGACAGGCCGCCCTTTTCGGGCGAAAATCTACCCTATCTCTTGACGAGTAAGGAATCCAGCATGGCCAGTACAATCAGAGGCCGATTCCCCGGCACACGAATGCGACGGATGCGGCGAGATGATTTCAGCCGCCGGCTGATGCGCGAATGCTCACTGAGTTCTGCGGATCTGATTTGTCCGCTGTTTGTTACCGAAGGAAATAAACAGTCACAACCGATACTCTCGATGCCCGGCGTGGACCGTCTCAGTATCGATCTGGCAGTCGAAAAAAGCCGGGAACTGGCCGATCTCGGCGTACCGGCAGTGGTCCTGTTTCCGGTCGTCGAAAACGATGGCAAGAGTCTGGACGGCAAGGAGGCCAGCAATCCAGGCGGCCTGGTTCAGCGCTGCATCAAGGCATTGAAAGTTGCTCTCCCGGAGCTCGGGGTCATTACGGATGTAGCGCTCGATCCATACACTACGCACGGACAAGACGGCGTTATCGATGACTACGGTTACGTTGTCAACGATGAGACTGTGGCAATCCTGGTTCGCCAGGCACTGTCGCACGTAGAGGCCGGGGCCGACGTGGTATCGCCGTCCGACATGATGGACGGGCGGATAGGCGCAATCCGGCAGGCGCTCGAAGCCGAAGGCCATCACACGACAAAGATTCTTGCCTATTCGGCAAAATACGCATCGTCTTTTTATGGCCCCTTTCGCGATGCCGTGGGTTCGGCGGACAATCTTGCCGGTGGCAACAAGTACACCTACCAGATGGATCCGGCCAATATCAATGAAGCACTGCGCGAGGTCGCGCTTGATCTGGAAGAAGGCGCCGACATGGTTATGGTCAAGCCCGGAATGCCCTACCTGGACGTCGTTCGAAGGGTAAAGGACGAGTTTGGCGTGCCCACATTTGTCTACCAGGTAAGCGGTGAGTACGCGATGCTCAAAGCGGCGTCCCAGGCCGGCTGGCTGGATGAAGAATCAGTGGTTATGGAGACCCTGCTGTCGTTCAAAAGAGCTGGCGCGGACGGTATATTGACGTATTATGCCGGCCAGGCCGCACGCTGGCTCAACCAATAACCATACATGCGAAAACCAGGGGGCTAGGATGGCAAATTACCTGTCGGGGATATTCGGTTCATCTCCGGTCGCGCCGTTGCAGCAACATATGGATATCGCCTACCGCTGCGCGAGACAATTGATACCGCTGTTCGAAGCGGTGGCCAAAAATGACTGGGCTTCCGTCGAGGAATCTCGCCAAATCATCCGCGACCTGGAAAGCGAAGCCGATGAAATGAAACAGGAAATTCGCTCCAGTCTGCCAAAAAGCCTGTTTATGCCGGTACCCAGGGAAGACCTGCTCGAATTGCTGCTGGTTCAGGACCGGGTTGCCAATCGCGCAAAGGACGTTTCGGGGCTGGTGGTCGGGCGAAAAATGGAGTTGCCCGAACCTATAGCGGAACTTTTCATCAAGTTTGTTCGCTGCAGCGTCGCTGCAGCCAAGCAAGCGCGCAAAAGCGTCCGTGAACTCGATGAGCTGTTTGAGACCGGCTTTCGCGGCGCCGAAGCCAAGCTGGTCGGGTCGATGGTCGCGGAACTCGACCGGCTCGAATCAGAGTCCGACCAGTTGCAGACCGAACTGCGCGCAGGACTTTTCAAACTTGAGTCCGAGCTGCCACCAATCAATGTGATGTTCCTGTACAAAATTATCGATCTGACCGGTGAAGTCGCCGATTATGCCGAGCGCGTGGGCCGGCGTCTCGAATTGCTGCTGGCGCATTAATCATGGCAGATATGCATATTTATATTGGCCTGGCGGCCATCTTTGGTTTGTTCATGGCCTGGGGAATCGGCGCAAACGATGTCGCAAATGCCATGGCGACATCGGTCGGATCCAAAGCGCTGACCATCAAGCAGGCAATTTTCGTCGCCGCCATTTTTGAATTTACCGGCGCCGTGCTGGCCGGCGGCGAAGTCACATCGACCATCCGCAAAGGCATTATCGATGCGGCCAGTGTATCGGATTCCCCAGAGTTATTGATTTACGGCATGCTGGCGTCCCTGGCGGCCGCCGGATGCTGGCTGTCGATTGCGTCAAAAATGGGCTGGCCGGTTTCCACAACCCATTCGATCGTTGGAGCGATCGTTGGTTTCGCGGTGGTCGGTTTAGGCATAGACGCCGTTCATTGGGGCACGATCGGCCAGATCGTAGTCAGCTGGGTTGTCACGCCCATGATCGCAGGCTTTGTTGCCTACTTGATCTACAACAGTGTTCAATGGCTGATTATTGGACGGGAAAACCCGCTGGAAAGAGCGCGCCGCTATGTTCCCGTGTACATATTTCTGGCGGGTTTCACGATTACGCTGGTCACGATTTTCAAAGGCCTGAAACACGCCGGCCTGTCGCTGAGTACGCAACAGGCCTACTTGGTGGCGACCGTCTTCGGCATTCTTATTGCGCTCATCGGTAAGTTTTTCATCGACCGGATCCAGGTCGACGAGAAAGCAGATCGCGAGTTCCACTTCGCAACGGTCGAAAAAGTATTCGGTGTCCTCATGATCGTTACGGCCTGCGGGATGGCTTTTGCCCATGGATCGAATGACGTGGCCAACGCGGTCGGGCCGGTTGCCGCCGTTATCAGCATCGCCAAGTCCGGCGTCGTCGGGCAGCAATCCCCATTGCCGTTGGCAGTCTTGGTTCTCGGTGGTATCGGAATCGTTGTCGGCCTGGCAACTTTCGGAAGACACGTCATCGCAACCGTCGGCAGTAAAATAATCCATCTCACCCCAAGCCGCGGTTTTGCCGCAGAGCTTGCCGCTGCGTCCACTATTGTCATGGCCTCCGGCACCGGAATGCCCATATCGACGACCCAGACCCTCGTTGGCGCGATCCTTGGCGTCGGGATGGCCCGCGGTATTACTGCGATCAATCTCGCGGTGGTGAGCCGGATATTCATATCCTGGGTAATCACGATTCCTGCTGGCGCGATTCTGGCGATTATTTTCTTCTACATACTGAAGGCTGTATTGTAATCGACCCGCTTTTTGGTGCGAACAATGGAAAACGAGAGCGAGACAGACCAATATGGCGTAATGGGTCACCCGGTGGCTCACAGCATGTCACCGTTCATCCATGGTGTTTTTGCCAGACAGACGGACCAGAAGATTTCCTATCGGCTGCTTGATGTCATACCGGAGAAATTCGCAGCCGAAGTCAGAAAATTCGCTGCCCAGGGCGGTAAGGGGCTCAATATTACGGTCCCACACAAGGTCGCGGCTTTCGAAATTACCGAAACCAATACGCGCCGTGCAGAAGCCGCACGCTCCGCCAACACCCTGGTGCTGGGCGAGGATGGAGAAATCCTGGCAGACAATACCGATGGCGCCGGTCTCGTTACCGACCTGGTTGAGAATCTCAATTTCAAACTGGAAGACCGCCGGATCCTGATTCTGGGTGCCGGCGGTGCGGTAAGGGGCTTGCTTGGGCCTGTTATCGCGCAGAATCCGAAACTGGTAGTGATTGCCAACCGTACGCCGAACAACGCCCTCGAATTGGTTGACGAACTCGGGATATCCAGCTTTGTTGAGACCACCGGTCTGGACGAATTAACCGACAATACTTTTCATCTGATTATCAACGGAACCTCCGCCAATCTTTTTGACAAGCGACCACCAATATCGGCCGACCTGTTTACCCGGCATACCCTTTGTTATGACCTTAATTACGGCAGACAAGAAACGCCGTTTACGCGCTGGGCGGCACAAAACGGGGCCCGCGCCACGATGGGCTGGGGTATGCTGGTGGAACAGGCTGCGGAATCTTTCTATATGTGGCGAGGCGTAAAACCGAACACTATCCCGGTCCTCCAATCCCTGCTCAAACGACCCTGACGCACAACTTGGCTCCTAGTCCGGCTTATTCATGAATAATACGGGCTAGCGCATCGTTACCAGTTCCTCTGCGCTGGTCGGGTGAATGGCGACGGTGTTGTCAAAATCTTCTTTTGTGGCGCCCATGCCGACGGCGACAGAAAACCCCTGCATCATTTCGTCGGCGCCAACGCCAATAATGTGGACACCGACGACTTTCTCATGCTCGCCGGCAGTGATCAATTTCATCGCGGCACGACCCTTGCTCTGCAAAACCGCGTAA harbors:
- a CDS encoding TIGR00153 family protein, whose translation is MANYLSGIFGSSPVAPLQQHMDIAYRCARQLIPLFEAVAKNDWASVEESRQIIRDLESEADEMKQEIRSSLPKSLFMPVPREDLLELLLVQDRVANRAKDVSGLVVGRKMELPEPIAELFIKFVRCSVAAAKQARKSVRELDELFETGFRGAEAKLVGSMVAELDRLESESDQLQTELRAGLFKLESELPPINVMFLYKIIDLTGEVADYAERVGRRLELLLAH
- a CDS encoding inorganic phosphate transporter, coding for MADMHIYIGLAAIFGLFMAWGIGANDVANAMATSVGSKALTIKQAIFVAAIFEFTGAVLAGGEVTSTIRKGIIDAASVSDSPELLIYGMLASLAAAGCWLSIASKMGWPVSTTHSIVGAIVGFAVVGLGIDAVHWGTIGQIVVSWVVTPMIAGFVAYLIYNSVQWLIIGRENPLERARRYVPVYIFLAGFTITLVTIFKGLKHAGLSLSTQQAYLVATVFGILIALIGKFFIDRIQVDEKADREFHFATVEKVFGVLMIVTACGMAFAHGSNDVANAVGPVAAVISIAKSGVVGQQSPLPLAVLVLGGIGIVVGLATFGRHVIATVGSKIIHLTPSRGFAAELAAASTIVMASGTGMPISTTQTLVGAILGVGMARGITAINLAVVSRIFISWVITIPAGAILAIIFFYILKAVL
- a CDS encoding sigma-70 family RNA polymerase sigma factor, translating into MKQENTEESRHRRFENMTRTHEGDLFRFAYWLCRDHSIAQDLVQETLLRAWRSFDSLRDESAARYWLITILRRENARMYERKRHPTQDIDDLTPAEKGLIANTPDTDLADLREAMSRLEPGYREPLVLQVLMGFSTQEIAGLMEIKQGAVLTRLYRARKMLMKSFEE
- a CDS encoding DUF3379 family protein, yielding MNCLEFRKQFGADPACQDQQLLAHRQACPACARFAARVQDFDRRLVLALRVPFIADHGVDRGGSYPVPAQGREWIGLAASLVLGLGVGLLSWWSAPHGDIAQDLLAHLRHEQISLVSTDERVPYQRLEAVLRRSRMTMPDGVARVSYARSCIFRGRLVPHLVVQGEKGPVTVMILPDLEVAGPTSFSEQGFFGTILPAAVGSIAIIGGEERDLEEVSEPIVQSLRWDI
- the aroE gene encoding shikimate dehydrogenase: MENESETDQYGVMGHPVAHSMSPFIHGVFARQTDQKISYRLLDVIPEKFAAEVRKFAAQGGKGLNITVPHKVAAFEITETNTRRAEAARSANTLVLGEDGEILADNTDGAGLVTDLVENLNFKLEDRRILILGAGGAVRGLLGPVIAQNPKLVVIANRTPNNALELVDELGISSFVETTGLDELTDNTFHLIINGTSANLFDKRPPISADLFTRHTLCYDLNYGRQETPFTRWAAQNGARATMGWGMLVEQAAESFYMWRGVKPNTIPVLQSLLKRP
- the hemB gene encoding porphobilinogen synthase, with the translated sequence MASTIRGRFPGTRMRRMRRDDFSRRLMRECSLSSADLICPLFVTEGNKQSQPILSMPGVDRLSIDLAVEKSRELADLGVPAVVLFPVVENDGKSLDGKEASNPGGLVQRCIKALKVALPELGVITDVALDPYTTHGQDGVIDDYGYVVNDETVAILVRQALSHVEAGADVVSPSDMMDGRIGAIRQALEAEGHHTTKILAYSAKYASSFYGPFRDAVGSADNLAGGNKYTYQMDPANINEALREVALDLEEGADMVMVKPGMPYLDVVRRVKDEFGVPTFVYQVSGEYAMLKAASQAGWLDEESVVMETLLSFKRAGADGILTYYAGQAARWLNQ